One window of Paroedura picta isolate Pp20150507F chromosome 2, Ppicta_v3.0, whole genome shotgun sequence genomic DNA carries:
- the PHF21A gene encoding PHD finger protein 21A isoform X1 produces MELQTLQEALKVEIQVHQKLVAQMKQDPQNADLKKQLHELQAKITALSEKQKRVVEQLRKNLMVKQEQPDSKFQIQPLAENKIQTPQSLQLQQQQTTVPSPNLIGSQKTVTTASMITTKTLPLVLKAATATMPASVVGQRPTIAMVTAINSSQKTVLSTDAQNTPVNLQTTNKVTGPGTEAVQIVAKNTVTLQVQATPPQPIKVPQFIPPPRLTPRPNFLPQVRPKPVAQNNIPIAPAPPPPMLAAPQLIQRPVMLTTKFTPNSLPSAQNSMHPIRVVNGQTATIAKTFPMAQLTSIVIAAPGTRLAGPQTLQISKPNVEKQTIKPQAEAEEKPTESRTVTPPAPPKPKREENPQKLAFMVSLGLVTHDHLEEIQSKRQERKRRTTANPVYSGAVFEPERKKSAVTYLNSTMHPGTRKRGRPPKYNTVLGFGALTPTSPISSHPDSPENEKTETTFTFPATVQPVSLPSPSSTDGDIHEDFCSVCRKSGQLLMCDTCSRVYHLDCLDPPLKTIPKGMWICPKCQDQMLKKEEAIPWPGTLAIVHSYIAYKAAKEEEKQKLLKWSSDLKQEREQLEQKVKQLSNSITKCMEMKNTILAKQKEMHSSLEKVKQLIRLIQGINLSKPINSEGSSLAISNGMDSANNANAATSTPASSPSQSCMVNCNKAEETK; encoded by the exons AAAAGAGTGGTTGAACAGCTGCGGAAGAATCTTATGGTAAAGCAGGAACAGCCAGACAGCAAGTTTCAAATACAGCCATTGgcagaaaataaaatacagacgcCACAATCACTACAGCTACAGCAGCAGCAGACTACTGTGCCCTCTCCAAACCTGATTGGATCACAG AAAACTGTGACCACAGCATCTATGATCACCACTAAGACACTACCTCTAGTCCTAAAAGCAGCAACAGCAACCATGCCTGCCTCTGTTGTGGGTCAAAGGCCTACAATTGCTATGGTGACTGCCATCAACAGCAGCCAGAAAACTGTCCTTAGCACTGATGCACAGAACACACCAGTCAACCTCCAGACAACAAATAAAGTCACAGGTCCAGGAACAGAGGCAGTCCAAATAGTGGCAAAAAACACAGTCACATTG CAGGTTCAAGCGACACCTCCTCAGCCCATCAAAGTGCCACAGTTTATCCCTCCTCCTAGACTCACACCTCGTCCAAATTTCCTTCCACAG GTTCGACCTAAACCAGTTGCCCAGAATAACATTCCTATAgccccagccccacctcctcctATGCTTGCTGCTCCTCAACTAATTCAGAGGCCTGTGATGCTGACAACGAAGTTCACGCCCAACTCCTTACCTTCTGCACAGAATTCCATGCACCCAATCCGTGTTGTGAATGGGCAAACAGCAACCATAGCCAAAACTTTCCCAATGGCACAACTCACCAGCATTGTTATAGCAGCACCAGGTACCAGGCTTGCTGGACCTCAGACTCTGCAGATCAGCAAACCAAACGTTGAGAAGCAG ACTATCAAGCcccaagcagaagcagaagagaagccaACAGAGTCTCGTACAGTTACCCCTCCTGCACCACCCAAGCCAAAACGAGAAGAAAACCCGCAG AAACTTGCCTTCATGGTGTCTCTAGGGCTGGTTACACATGATCATTTAGAAG AAATACAAAGTAAGAGACAAGAGAGAAAACGAAGAACAACAGCAAATCCAGTGTACAGCGGAGCAGTTTTTGAACCTGAG CGCAAGAAGAGCGCAGTCACATATCTGAACAGCACAATGCATCCTGGGACACGCAAACGAG GTCGTCCTCCTAAATACAACACGGTGCTGGGGTTTGGGGCTCTGACCCCTACATCCCCTATATCCAGTCATCCTGACTCCCCAGAAAATGAAAAGACAGAGACCACATTTACTTTCCCTGCAACTGTTCAGCCTGTGTCCCTGCCCAGCCCCAGCTCCACAGAC GGTGATATCCATGAAGATTTTTGCAGTGTTTGCCGGAAAAGTGGGCAGTTACTGATGTGTGACACATGTTCACGTGTGTATCATCTGGACTGTCTGGACCCGCCTCTGAAAACTATTCCCAAGGGCATGTGGATCTGTCCCAAATGTCAAGACCAG ATGCTAAAGAAAGAAGAAGCAATTCCATGGCCAGGGACTTTAGCAATTGTTCATTCATATATTGCATACAAAGCAG caaaagaagaagagaaacagaaatTACTGAAATGGAGTTCAGATTTAAAACAGGAACGGGAACAACTAGAACAGAAGGTCAAACAGCTCAGCAATTCTATAACA AAATGTATGGAAATGAAGAACACCATCCTGGCAAAACAGAAGGAAATGCACAGTTCATTGGAGAAGGTAAAACAGTTAATCCGCCTCATCCAGGGCATCAACCTTTCCAAACCAATAAACTCCGAGGGCAGCTCATTAGCCATCTCCAATGGCATGGACTCTGCTAATAATGCGAATGCTGCCACCTCCACtccagcctcttccccctcccagagctgCATGGTGAACTGTAACAAGGCTGAGGAGACTAAATAA
- the PHF21A gene encoding PHD finger protein 21A isoform X4 — protein sequence MELQTLQEALKVEIQVHQKLVAQMKQDPQNADLKKQLHELQAKITALSEKQKRVVEQLRKNLMVKQEQPDSKFQIQPLAENKIQTPQSLQLQQQQTTVPSPNLIGSQKTVTTASMITTKTLPLVLKAATATMPASVVGQRPTIAMVTAINSSQKTVLSTDAQNTPVNLQTTNKVTGPGTEAVQIVAKNTVTLQVQATPPQPIKVPQFIPPPRLTPRPNFLPQVRPKPVAQNNIPIAPAPPPPMLAAPQLIQRPVMLTTKFTPNSLPSAQNSMHPIRVVNGQTATIAKTFPMAQLTSIVIAAPGTRLAGPQTLQISKPNVEKQTIKPQAEAEEKPTESRTVTPPAPPKPKREENPQKLAFMVSLGLVTHDHLEEIQSKRQERKRRTTANPVYSGAVFEPERKKSAVTYLNSTMHPGTRKRANEEHWPKGDIHEDFCSVCRKSGQLLMCDTCSRVYHLDCLDPPLKTIPKGMWICPKCQDQMLKKEEAIPWPGTLAIVHSYIAYKAAKEEEKQKLLKWSSDLKQEREQLEQKVKQLSNSITKCMEMKNTILAKQKEMHSSLEKVKQLIRLIQGINLSKPINSEGSSLAISNGMDSANNANAATSTPASSPSQSCMVNCNKAEETK from the exons AAAAGAGTGGTTGAACAGCTGCGGAAGAATCTTATGGTAAAGCAGGAACAGCCAGACAGCAAGTTTCAAATACAGCCATTGgcagaaaataaaatacagacgcCACAATCACTACAGCTACAGCAGCAGCAGACTACTGTGCCCTCTCCAAACCTGATTGGATCACAG AAAACTGTGACCACAGCATCTATGATCACCACTAAGACACTACCTCTAGTCCTAAAAGCAGCAACAGCAACCATGCCTGCCTCTGTTGTGGGTCAAAGGCCTACAATTGCTATGGTGACTGCCATCAACAGCAGCCAGAAAACTGTCCTTAGCACTGATGCACAGAACACACCAGTCAACCTCCAGACAACAAATAAAGTCACAGGTCCAGGAACAGAGGCAGTCCAAATAGTGGCAAAAAACACAGTCACATTG CAGGTTCAAGCGACACCTCCTCAGCCCATCAAAGTGCCACAGTTTATCCCTCCTCCTAGACTCACACCTCGTCCAAATTTCCTTCCACAG GTTCGACCTAAACCAGTTGCCCAGAATAACATTCCTATAgccccagccccacctcctcctATGCTTGCTGCTCCTCAACTAATTCAGAGGCCTGTGATGCTGACAACGAAGTTCACGCCCAACTCCTTACCTTCTGCACAGAATTCCATGCACCCAATCCGTGTTGTGAATGGGCAAACAGCAACCATAGCCAAAACTTTCCCAATGGCACAACTCACCAGCATTGTTATAGCAGCACCAGGTACCAGGCTTGCTGGACCTCAGACTCTGCAGATCAGCAAACCAAACGTTGAGAAGCAG ACTATCAAGCcccaagcagaagcagaagagaagccaACAGAGTCTCGTACAGTTACCCCTCCTGCACCACCCAAGCCAAAACGAGAAGAAAACCCGCAG AAACTTGCCTTCATGGTGTCTCTAGGGCTGGTTACACATGATCATTTAGAAG AAATACAAAGTAAGAGACAAGAGAGAAAACGAAGAACAACAGCAAATCCAGTGTACAGCGGAGCAGTTTTTGAACCTGAG CGCAAGAAGAGCGCAGTCACATATCTGAACAGCACAATGCATCCTGGGACACGCAAACGAG CCAATGAGGAGCACTGGCCAAAG GGTGATATCCATGAAGATTTTTGCAGTGTTTGCCGGAAAAGTGGGCAGTTACTGATGTGTGACACATGTTCACGTGTGTATCATCTGGACTGTCTGGACCCGCCTCTGAAAACTATTCCCAAGGGCATGTGGATCTGTCCCAAATGTCAAGACCAG ATGCTAAAGAAAGAAGAAGCAATTCCATGGCCAGGGACTTTAGCAATTGTTCATTCATATATTGCATACAAAGCAG caaaagaagaagagaaacagaaatTACTGAAATGGAGTTCAGATTTAAAACAGGAACGGGAACAACTAGAACAGAAGGTCAAACAGCTCAGCAATTCTATAACA AAATGTATGGAAATGAAGAACACCATCCTGGCAAAACAGAAGGAAATGCACAGTTCATTGGAGAAGGTAAAACAGTTAATCCGCCTCATCCAGGGCATCAACCTTTCCAAACCAATAAACTCCGAGGGCAGCTCATTAGCCATCTCCAATGGCATGGACTCTGCTAATAATGCGAATGCTGCCACCTCCACtccagcctcttccccctcccagagctgCATGGTGAACTGTAACAAGGCTGAGGAGACTAAATAA
- the PHF21A gene encoding PHD finger protein 21A isoform X3 codes for MSFWCQKRVVEQLRKNLMVKQEQPDSKFQIQPLAENKIQTPQSLQLQQQQTTVPSPNLIGSQKTVTTASMITTKTLPLVLKAATATMPASVVGQRPTIAMVTAINSSQKTVLSTDAQNTPVNLQTTNKVTGPGTEAVQIVAKNTVTLQVQATPPQPIKVPQFIPPPRLTPRPNFLPQVRPKPVAQNNIPIAPAPPPPMLAAPQLIQRPVMLTTKFTPNSLPSAQNSMHPIRVVNGQTATIAKTFPMAQLTSIVIAAPGTRLAGPQTLQISKPNVEKQTIKPQAEAEEKPTESRTVTPPAPPKPKREENPQKLAFMVSLGLVTHDHLEEIQSKRQERKRRTTANPVYSGAVFEPERKKSAVTYLNSTMHPGTRKRGRPPKYNTVLGFGALTPTSPISSHPDSPENEKTETTFTFPATVQPVSLPSPSSTDGDIHEDFCSVCRKSGQLLMCDTCSRVYHLDCLDPPLKTIPKGMWICPKCQDQMLKKEEAIPWPGTLAIVHSYIAYKAAKEEEKQKLLKWSSDLKQEREQLEQKVKQLSNSITKCMEMKNTILAKQKEMHSSLEKVKQLIRLIQGINLSKPINSEGSSLAISNGMDSANNANAATSTPASSPSQSCMVNCNKAEETK; via the exons AAAAGAGTGGTTGAACAGCTGCGGAAGAATCTTATGGTAAAGCAGGAACAGCCAGACAGCAAGTTTCAAATACAGCCATTGgcagaaaataaaatacagacgcCACAATCACTACAGCTACAGCAGCAGCAGACTACTGTGCCCTCTCCAAACCTGATTGGATCACAG AAAACTGTGACCACAGCATCTATGATCACCACTAAGACACTACCTCTAGTCCTAAAAGCAGCAACAGCAACCATGCCTGCCTCTGTTGTGGGTCAAAGGCCTACAATTGCTATGGTGACTGCCATCAACAGCAGCCAGAAAACTGTCCTTAGCACTGATGCACAGAACACACCAGTCAACCTCCAGACAACAAATAAAGTCACAGGTCCAGGAACAGAGGCAGTCCAAATAGTGGCAAAAAACACAGTCACATTG CAGGTTCAAGCGACACCTCCTCAGCCCATCAAAGTGCCACAGTTTATCCCTCCTCCTAGACTCACACCTCGTCCAAATTTCCTTCCACAG GTTCGACCTAAACCAGTTGCCCAGAATAACATTCCTATAgccccagccccacctcctcctATGCTTGCTGCTCCTCAACTAATTCAGAGGCCTGTGATGCTGACAACGAAGTTCACGCCCAACTCCTTACCTTCTGCACAGAATTCCATGCACCCAATCCGTGTTGTGAATGGGCAAACAGCAACCATAGCCAAAACTTTCCCAATGGCACAACTCACCAGCATTGTTATAGCAGCACCAGGTACCAGGCTTGCTGGACCTCAGACTCTGCAGATCAGCAAACCAAACGTTGAGAAGCAG ACTATCAAGCcccaagcagaagcagaagagaagccaACAGAGTCTCGTACAGTTACCCCTCCTGCACCACCCAAGCCAAAACGAGAAGAAAACCCGCAG AAACTTGCCTTCATGGTGTCTCTAGGGCTGGTTACACATGATCATTTAGAAG AAATACAAAGTAAGAGACAAGAGAGAAAACGAAGAACAACAGCAAATCCAGTGTACAGCGGAGCAGTTTTTGAACCTGAG CGCAAGAAGAGCGCAGTCACATATCTGAACAGCACAATGCATCCTGGGACACGCAAACGAG GTCGTCCTCCTAAATACAACACGGTGCTGGGGTTTGGGGCTCTGACCCCTACATCCCCTATATCCAGTCATCCTGACTCCCCAGAAAATGAAAAGACAGAGACCACATTTACTTTCCCTGCAACTGTTCAGCCTGTGTCCCTGCCCAGCCCCAGCTCCACAGAC GGTGATATCCATGAAGATTTTTGCAGTGTTTGCCGGAAAAGTGGGCAGTTACTGATGTGTGACACATGTTCACGTGTGTATCATCTGGACTGTCTGGACCCGCCTCTGAAAACTATTCCCAAGGGCATGTGGATCTGTCCCAAATGTCAAGACCAG ATGCTAAAGAAAGAAGAAGCAATTCCATGGCCAGGGACTTTAGCAATTGTTCATTCATATATTGCATACAAAGCAG caaaagaagaagagaaacagaaatTACTGAAATGGAGTTCAGATTTAAAACAGGAACGGGAACAACTAGAACAGAAGGTCAAACAGCTCAGCAATTCTATAACA AAATGTATGGAAATGAAGAACACCATCCTGGCAAAACAGAAGGAAATGCACAGTTCATTGGAGAAGGTAAAACAGTTAATCCGCCTCATCCAGGGCATCAACCTTTCCAAACCAATAAACTCCGAGGGCAGCTCATTAGCCATCTCCAATGGCATGGACTCTGCTAATAATGCGAATGCTGCCACCTCCACtccagcctcttccccctcccagagctgCATGGTGAACTGTAACAAGGCTGAGGAGACTAAATAA
- the PHF21A gene encoding PHD finger protein 21A isoform X5, giving the protein MELQTLQEALKVEIQVHQKLVAQMKQDPQNADLKKQLHELQAKITALSEKQKRVVEQLRKNLMVKQEQPDSKFQIQPLAENKIQTPQSLQLQQQQTTVPSPNLIGSQKTVTTASMITTKTLPLVLKAATATMPASVVGQRPTIAMVTAINSSQKTVLSTDAQNTPVNLQTTNKVTGPGTEAVQIVAKNTVTLVQATPPQPIKVPQFIPPPRLTPRPNFLPQVRPKPVAQNNIPIAPAPPPPMLAAPQLIQRPVMLTTKFTPNSLPSAQNSMHPIRVVNGQTATIAKTFPMAQLTSIVIAAPGTRLAGPQTLQISKPNVEKQTIKPQAEAEEKPTESRTVTPPAPPKPKREENPQKLAFMVSLGLVTHDHLEEIQSKRQERKRRTTANPVYSGAVFEPERKKSAVTYLNSTMHPGTRKRANEEHWPKGDIHEDFCSVCRKSGQLLMCDTCSRVYHLDCLDPPLKTIPKGMWICPKCQDQMLKKEEAIPWPGTLAIVHSYIAYKAAKEEEKQKLLKWSSDLKQEREQLEQKVKQLSNSITKCMEMKNTILAKQKEMHSSLEKVKQLIRLIQGINLSKPINSEGSSLAISNGMDSANNANAATSTPASSPSQSCMVNCNKAEETK; this is encoded by the exons AAAAGAGTGGTTGAACAGCTGCGGAAGAATCTTATGGTAAAGCAGGAACAGCCAGACAGCAAGTTTCAAATACAGCCATTGgcagaaaataaaatacagacgcCACAATCACTACAGCTACAGCAGCAGCAGACTACTGTGCCCTCTCCAAACCTGATTGGATCACAG AAAACTGTGACCACAGCATCTATGATCACCACTAAGACACTACCTCTAGTCCTAAAAGCAGCAACAGCAACCATGCCTGCCTCTGTTGTGGGTCAAAGGCCTACAATTGCTATGGTGACTGCCATCAACAGCAGCCAGAAAACTGTCCTTAGCACTGATGCACAGAACACACCAGTCAACCTCCAGACAACAAATAAAGTCACAGGTCCAGGAACAGAGGCAGTCCAAATAGTGGCAAAAAACACAGTCACATTG GTTCAAGCGACACCTCCTCAGCCCATCAAAGTGCCACAGTTTATCCCTCCTCCTAGACTCACACCTCGTCCAAATTTCCTTCCACAG GTTCGACCTAAACCAGTTGCCCAGAATAACATTCCTATAgccccagccccacctcctcctATGCTTGCTGCTCCTCAACTAATTCAGAGGCCTGTGATGCTGACAACGAAGTTCACGCCCAACTCCTTACCTTCTGCACAGAATTCCATGCACCCAATCCGTGTTGTGAATGGGCAAACAGCAACCATAGCCAAAACTTTCCCAATGGCACAACTCACCAGCATTGTTATAGCAGCACCAGGTACCAGGCTTGCTGGACCTCAGACTCTGCAGATCAGCAAACCAAACGTTGAGAAGCAG ACTATCAAGCcccaagcagaagcagaagagaagccaACAGAGTCTCGTACAGTTACCCCTCCTGCACCACCCAAGCCAAAACGAGAAGAAAACCCGCAG AAACTTGCCTTCATGGTGTCTCTAGGGCTGGTTACACATGATCATTTAGAAG AAATACAAAGTAAGAGACAAGAGAGAAAACGAAGAACAACAGCAAATCCAGTGTACAGCGGAGCAGTTTTTGAACCTGAG CGCAAGAAGAGCGCAGTCACATATCTGAACAGCACAATGCATCCTGGGACACGCAAACGAG CCAATGAGGAGCACTGGCCAAAG GGTGATATCCATGAAGATTTTTGCAGTGTTTGCCGGAAAAGTGGGCAGTTACTGATGTGTGACACATGTTCACGTGTGTATCATCTGGACTGTCTGGACCCGCCTCTGAAAACTATTCCCAAGGGCATGTGGATCTGTCCCAAATGTCAAGACCAG ATGCTAAAGAAAGAAGAAGCAATTCCATGGCCAGGGACTTTAGCAATTGTTCATTCATATATTGCATACAAAGCAG caaaagaagaagagaaacagaaatTACTGAAATGGAGTTCAGATTTAAAACAGGAACGGGAACAACTAGAACAGAAGGTCAAACAGCTCAGCAATTCTATAACA AAATGTATGGAAATGAAGAACACCATCCTGGCAAAACAGAAGGAAATGCACAGTTCATTGGAGAAGGTAAAACAGTTAATCCGCCTCATCCAGGGCATCAACCTTTCCAAACCAATAAACTCCGAGGGCAGCTCATTAGCCATCTCCAATGGCATGGACTCTGCTAATAATGCGAATGCTGCCACCTCCACtccagcctcttccccctcccagagctgCATGGTGAACTGTAACAAGGCTGAGGAGACTAAATAA
- the PHF21A gene encoding PHD finger protein 21A isoform X6, with the protein MVKQEQPDSKFQIQPLAENKIQTPQSLQLQQQQTTVPSPNLIGSQKTVTTASMITTKTLPLVLKAATATMPASVVGQRPTIAMVTAINSSQKTVLSTDAQNTPVNLQTTNKVTGPGTEAVQIVAKNTVTLQVQATPPQPIKVPQFIPPPRLTPRPNFLPQVRPKPVAQNNIPIAPAPPPPMLAAPQLIQRPVMLTTKFTPNSLPSAQNSMHPIRVVNGQTATIAKTFPMAQLTSIVIAAPGTRLAGPQTLQISKPNVEKQTIKPQAEAEEKPTESRTVTPPAPPKPKREENPQKLAFMVSLGLVTHDHLEEIQSKRQERKRRTTANPVYSGAVFEPERKKSAVTYLNSTMHPGTRKRGRPPKYNTVLGFGALTPTSPISSHPDSPENEKTETTFTFPATVQPVSLPSPSSTDGDIHEDFCSVCRKSGQLLMCDTCSRVYHLDCLDPPLKTIPKGMWICPKCQDQMLKKEEAIPWPGTLAIVHSYIAYKAAKEEEKQKLLKWSSDLKQEREQLEQKVKQLSNSITKCMEMKNTILAKQKEMHSSLEKVKQLIRLIQGINLSKPINSEGSSLAISNGMDSANNANAATSTPASSPSQSCMVNCNKAEETK; encoded by the exons ATGGTAAAGCAGGAACAGCCAGACAGCAAGTTTCAAATACAGCCATTGgcagaaaataaaatacagacgcCACAATCACTACAGCTACAGCAGCAGCAGACTACTGTGCCCTCTCCAAACCTGATTGGATCACAG AAAACTGTGACCACAGCATCTATGATCACCACTAAGACACTACCTCTAGTCCTAAAAGCAGCAACAGCAACCATGCCTGCCTCTGTTGTGGGTCAAAGGCCTACAATTGCTATGGTGACTGCCATCAACAGCAGCCAGAAAACTGTCCTTAGCACTGATGCACAGAACACACCAGTCAACCTCCAGACAACAAATAAAGTCACAGGTCCAGGAACAGAGGCAGTCCAAATAGTGGCAAAAAACACAGTCACATTG CAGGTTCAAGCGACACCTCCTCAGCCCATCAAAGTGCCACAGTTTATCCCTCCTCCTAGACTCACACCTCGTCCAAATTTCCTTCCACAG GTTCGACCTAAACCAGTTGCCCAGAATAACATTCCTATAgccccagccccacctcctcctATGCTTGCTGCTCCTCAACTAATTCAGAGGCCTGTGATGCTGACAACGAAGTTCACGCCCAACTCCTTACCTTCTGCACAGAATTCCATGCACCCAATCCGTGTTGTGAATGGGCAAACAGCAACCATAGCCAAAACTTTCCCAATGGCACAACTCACCAGCATTGTTATAGCAGCACCAGGTACCAGGCTTGCTGGACCTCAGACTCTGCAGATCAGCAAACCAAACGTTGAGAAGCAG ACTATCAAGCcccaagcagaagcagaagagaagccaACAGAGTCTCGTACAGTTACCCCTCCTGCACCACCCAAGCCAAAACGAGAAGAAAACCCGCAG AAACTTGCCTTCATGGTGTCTCTAGGGCTGGTTACACATGATCATTTAGAAG AAATACAAAGTAAGAGACAAGAGAGAAAACGAAGAACAACAGCAAATCCAGTGTACAGCGGAGCAGTTTTTGAACCTGAG CGCAAGAAGAGCGCAGTCACATATCTGAACAGCACAATGCATCCTGGGACACGCAAACGAG GTCGTCCTCCTAAATACAACACGGTGCTGGGGTTTGGGGCTCTGACCCCTACATCCCCTATATCCAGTCATCCTGACTCCCCAGAAAATGAAAAGACAGAGACCACATTTACTTTCCCTGCAACTGTTCAGCCTGTGTCCCTGCCCAGCCCCAGCTCCACAGAC GGTGATATCCATGAAGATTTTTGCAGTGTTTGCCGGAAAAGTGGGCAGTTACTGATGTGTGACACATGTTCACGTGTGTATCATCTGGACTGTCTGGACCCGCCTCTGAAAACTATTCCCAAGGGCATGTGGATCTGTCCCAAATGTCAAGACCAG ATGCTAAAGAAAGAAGAAGCAATTCCATGGCCAGGGACTTTAGCAATTGTTCATTCATATATTGCATACAAAGCAG caaaagaagaagagaaacagaaatTACTGAAATGGAGTTCAGATTTAAAACAGGAACGGGAACAACTAGAACAGAAGGTCAAACAGCTCAGCAATTCTATAACA AAATGTATGGAAATGAAGAACACCATCCTGGCAAAACAGAAGGAAATGCACAGTTCATTGGAGAAGGTAAAACAGTTAATCCGCCTCATCCAGGGCATCAACCTTTCCAAACCAATAAACTCCGAGGGCAGCTCATTAGCCATCTCCAATGGCATGGACTCTGCTAATAATGCGAATGCTGCCACCTCCACtccagcctcttccccctcccagagctgCATGGTGAACTGTAACAAGGCTGAGGAGACTAAATAA